Proteins encoded in a region of the Chelonoidis abingdonii isolate Lonesome George chromosome 2, CheloAbing_2.0, whole genome shotgun sequence genome:
- the LOC116828752 gene encoding myelin P2 protein: MCNRFVGTWKLVSSEKFDDYMKELGVGLATRKLGGLAKPSVIIRMKGDVITIRTESTFKNTEISFKLGQVFDETTADDRKTKSVVTLEKGSLVQVQKWNGKETTIRRKLVDGKMVVECDMKGVVCTRIYERV; encoded by the exons ATGTGTAACCGGTTTGTGGGAACCTGGAAACTTGTCTCCAGTGAAAAATTTGATGATTATATGAAAGAATTGG GAGTGGGCTTAGCCACCAGGAAACTAGGTGGCCTGGCCAAGCCCAGTGTGATCATCAGAATGAAAGGGGATGTGATAACCATCAGAACTGAAAGCACCTTCAAAAACACAGAGATCTCCTTCAAATTGGGCCAAGTGTTTGACGAAACCACAGCAGATGACAGGAAAACCAAG AGTGTCGTAACCTTAGAAAAAGGGTCATTGGTTCAAGTGCAGAAGTGGAATGGCAAAGAGACCACAATAAGGAGAAAATTGGTGGATGGGAAAATGGTGGTG GAATGTGATATGAAAGGTGTTGTCTGCACTCGAATCTATGAGAGAGTGTGA